One region of Primulina tabacum isolate GXHZ01 chromosome 1, ASM2559414v2, whole genome shotgun sequence genomic DNA includes:
- the LOC142507687 gene encoding uncharacterized protein LOC142507687 — protein sequence MTTLQLLHYSDLIEIFLRTKDVLLKTDFETFVMRTWAVWHARTHLLHDRGLKSDRLDVEWSESLLRDYQSAQESLNSGHKRSLATPLVRWTRPQVDQRRLEVDAAVNEATDNYSIGGTVRDHEGHILIAFGRKISKPLSVVHGELVATREGLRVIQEQYFNIHEITNDSLLAVQAVTNPAEDFSYTGAIALDINGLLLGQHKITLRHVRRSKNVVAHKLAPFALSSQSPFVWGHEKFFFLVG from the coding sequence ATGACGACTCTGCAGTTACTCCATTATTCTGACCTTATCGAAATATTCTTGCGTACGAAGGACGTGCTTCTTAAAACTGATTTCGAGACCTTTGTGATGAGGACATGGGCTGTCTGGCATGCTAGAACTCATCTTCTTCATGATAGGGGCCTCAAGTCTGATCGGTTGGATGTTGAATGGAGTGAATCCTTGCTTCGAGATTACCAATCGGCTCAAGAATCCCTGAACTCTGGCCATAAGCGAAGTCTGGCAACTCCTTTGGTACGTTGGACGAGACCACAGGTGGACCAAAGACGATTGGAAGTGGATGCAGCGGTTAATGAGGCTACTGATAATTACTCAATCGGTGGGACAGTGCGAGACCATGAGGGACACATCCTGATAGCCTTTGGGAGGAAAATTTCTAAGCCATTATCGGTGGTCCATGGGGAATTGGTGGCCACTCGAGAAGGATTACGGGTGATCCAAGAAcaatattttaatattcatgAGATCACAAATGATTCTCTTCTGGCGGTGCAAGCAGTCACCAACCCAGCTGAGGATTTCAGTTACACAGGTGCTATTGCTTTGGACATTAATGGATTATTGCTCGGACAACATAAAATCACTCTGCGTCATGTTCGTCGTTCGAAAAATGTTGTTGCACATAAACTTGCTCCGTTTGCTCTTTCTTCTCAATCCCCTTTTGTTTGGGGCcatgagaaatttttttttttggttggtTAA
- the LOC142507703 gene encoding putative mitochondrial protein AtMg00310 yields MSCFHIPKAITNAIDKECANFWWGLQVGKRNMHRKTWQALCVPKCMGGLGFRQLESFNKALLAKQLWRIIIELESVVARVLKARYFKHQDIVHASLGSNPSYIWQSLLWSRHLFKEGLRWRVCTGEKISTFQDLWIPGIQSLSRPPGYQFDLETVNTLILNGSWNETLLHKVLLSYIVQDVMALPLATGASEDSRYWFHDVKGKYSVKDGYKLDIGFYKPPTHSSILQSKKWWKFLLVNVSAV; encoded by the coding sequence ATGTCTTGCTTTCACATCCCGAAGGCCATCACTAACGCAATAGACAAGGAATGTGCAAACTTCTGGTGGGGTCTGCAGGTTGGGAAGAGGAATATGCACCGGAAAACTTGGCAAGCATTATGTGTCCCTAAGTGTATGGGTGGCTTGGGATTTAGGCAGCTGGAATCCTTTAATAAAGCTTTGCTAGCAAAACAACTATGGAGAATAATCATTGAACTAGAATCTGTAGTGGCGCGTGTTCTCAAGGCAAGATATTTTAAACACCAGGACATTGTGCATGCTTCCCTTGGATCAAACCCTTCGTATATCTGGCAATCGCTTTTATGGAGTAGACATCTATTTAAGGAGGGGCTCCGCTGGCGGGTTTGTACCGGTGAAAAAATCTCAACATTCCAAGATCTTTGGATCCCGGGTATCCAGTCCCTGAGTCGGCCTCCGGGATACCAATTTGACCTTGAAACTGTTAACACTCTGATATTGAATGGATCTTGGAATGAGACCCTGTTGCATAAGGTTCTTCTTTCCTATATCGTCCAGGATGTTATGGCGCTTCCGCTAGCTACAGGGGCGTCTGAGGACTCTAGATACTGGTTTCACGACGTAAAAGGGAAGTATTCGGTGAAAGATGGGTATAAACTCGACATTGGATTCTATAAACCTCCCACTCATAGCTCGATTCTTCAATCTAAAAAGTGGTGGAAATTTCTCTTGGTCAATGTCAGTGCCGTCTAA
- the LOC142507719 gene encoding uncharacterized protein LOC142507719 encodes MSCIVWNARGLGNQRAFRELKRLFAEKNPSLLFLSETKLRDYQCRWWKNVLGFSGMFVVNCLGRSGGLMLMWKEPLDVRIQSYKMGHIDCTVRHFEKLWRFTGFYGNLDSNKRHLSWDLLLRLHGMPEYKSLPWLVGGDFNEVCFDTKKMGGNLRSFHQTLDFRDILDTCSLQDLHGSGDFFTWVNRRHEGELIFEGLDRYVGTFEWRIL; translated from the coding sequence ATGAGTTGTATAGTTTGGAATGCTCGAGGGCTTGGGAACCAGCGGGCATTCCGAGAACTTAAGCGACTTTTCGCTGAAAAGAACCCGTCCCTCCTATTCCTCTCTGAAACAAAATTGAGGGACTATCAGTGTCGATGGTGGAAGAATGTCCTTGGATTTTCGGGAATGTTTGTCGTAAATTGCCTTGGCAGAAGTGGAGGCCTGATGCTCATGTGGAAAGAACCGCTTGATGTAAGAATTCAGTCGTATAAAATGGGTCACATTGACTGCACAGTGAGACACTTTGAGAAACTTTGGAGATTTACTGGTTTTTATGGCAACCTGGACTCAAACAAAAGACATCTGTCGTGGGATCTTTTACTTCGACTTCATGGGATGCCAGAATATAAGAGTTTACCATGGCTCGTGGGAGGCGATTTTAATGAAGTTTGTTTTGATACGAAGAAGATGGGAGGGAATCTGCGGTCTTTCCATCAGACTCTGGATTTTCGGGATATCCTTGATACATGTTCCCTTCAAGACCTGCATGGAAGTGGGGATTTTTTTACATGGGTTAACCGACGCCATGAAGGAGAGCTTATCTTTGAGGGCCTTGATCGTTATGTTGGAACCTTTGAATGGAGAATTCTATAA